A single region of the Pseudomonadota bacterium genome encodes:
- a CDS encoding FYDLN acid domain-containing protein, with the protein MTKSEWGEKRNCGSCQATFYDMQQNPIICPKCSTEFKASAPRKLGSGNPPKVRRVSARKAAKVQLNNDFESQLFSEIGGDDAGFINDTDEFFSDDGNWKEDLRF; encoded by the coding sequence ATGACAAAATCAGAATGGGGTGAAAAGAGAAACTGTGGATCTTGCCAAGCAACTTTTTATGATATGCAACAAAATCCCATCATTTGCCCAAAGTGTTCCACCGAATTCAAAGCATCAGCCCCTCGAAAACTTGGCAGCGGCAACCCTCCAAAAGTACGTCGCGTTTCAGCACGTAAAGCTGCCAAGGTTCAATTAAATAATGATTTTGAATCACAATTGTTTAGCGAAATCGGTGGCGATGACGCTGGCTTTATTAACGATACAGATGAGTTTTTCAGTGATGACGGGAATTGGAAGGAAGATTTGAGGTTTTAG